A portion of the Ricinus communis isolate WT05 ecotype wild-type chromosome 10, ASM1957865v1, whole genome shotgun sequence genome contains these proteins:
- the LOC8276613 gene encoding uncharacterized protein LOC8276613, with amino-acid sequence MGDSSASYIHMVHHLIEECIIFNMTREECMEALSKHANIKPVITSTVWNELEKENKEFFEAYKNKKENQNEAQDPKHD; translated from the exons ATGGGCGACTCTTCTGCTTCTTATATTCACATG GTGCACCATCTAATAGAAGAGTGCATCATATTCAACATGACCAGAGAAGAGTGCATGGAAGCTCTTTCCAAGCATGCTAACATCAAACCTGTCATCACTTCCACAG TGTGGAATGAGTTGGAGAAGGAGAACAAGGAGTTCTTTGAGGCTTACAagaacaaaaaggaaaatcaaaacGAGGCACAAGATCCAAAGCATGATTAA
- the LOC8276611 gene encoding serine/threonine-protein kinase AFC1 isoform X1, whose product METQRITELPLRNMDKRPRKRPRLTWDMPPPPPPKVLSAMYCGQDLGNNDGGGIINTNFGYPNMYYRDVPVSVPVPVPVPIPLPITVPRNVSPPWRPDDKDGHYVFAIGENLTPRYRILGKMGEGTFGQVLECLDNEKKEIVAIKIVRSIHKYREAAMIEIDVLQRLARHDIGGTRCVQIRNWFDYRNHICIVFEKLGPSLYDFLRKNSYSSFPIDLVRELGRQLLESVAFMHDLRLIHTDLKPENILLVSAEYIKVPDYKFLSRSTKDGSYFKNLPKSSAIKLIDFGSTTFEHQDHSYVVSTRHYRAPEVILGLGWNYPCDLWSVGCILVELCSGEALFQTHENLEHLAMMERVLGPLPQHMVVRADRRAEKYFRRGTRLDWPEGATSRESMRAVWKLPRLPNLIMQHVDHSAGDLIDLLQGLLRYDPAERLKAREALRHPFFTRDPRRCGYPL is encoded by the exons ATGGAGACGCAGAGAATAACAGAATTGCCATTAAGGAACATGGATAAACGTCCGAGAAAACGGCCTCGTTTGACATGGGACAtgcctcctcctcctcctcccaag GTGCTTTCAGCGATGTATTGCGGTCAGGATTTAGGGAATAATGATGGAGGAGGTATtattaatacaaattttgGGTATCCAAATATGTATTACAGGGATGTTCCTGTTTCTGTTCCTGTTCCTGTTCCTGTTCCTATTCCTCTTCCAATTACAGTTCCTCGTAATGTTTCACCTCCTTGGAGACCTGATGATAAAGATGGTCATTATGTCTTTGCTATTGGCGAGAATTTGACTCCTCGTt ACAGGATTCTCGGCAAAATGGGTGAAg GGACATTTGGGCAAGTCTTAGAATGTCTtgataatgaaaagaaagagattgtGGCAATAAAAATTGTTCGCTCCATACACAAGTATCGTGAGGCTGCCATGATTGAAATTGACGTCCTACAGAGGCTTGCCAGGCATGATATTGGTGGCACTCG TTGTGTGCAAATACGGAATTGGTTTGACTATCGTAATCATATTTGTATT GTATTTGAGAAGCTTGGACCAAGCTTATACGATTTTCTCCGCAAAAACAGCTACAGTTCATTTCCCATTGATCTAGTTCGGGAGCTTGGCAGACAACTTTTGGAGTCTGTTGCAT TTATGCATGACTTACGACTGATTCACACTGATCTGAAGCCTGAGAATATACTGCTGGTTTCCGCTGAGTATATCAAAGTGCCAGATTATAAG TTTCTTTCTCGTTCCACGAAAGATGGGTCTTATTTCAAGAATCTTCCTAAGTCAAGTGCTATCAAGCTCATTGATTTTGGGAGTACTACATTTGAACATCAGGATCACAGCTATGTGGTGTCAACACGGCATTATCGGGCACCAGAGGTTATCTTAG GTCTTGGATGGAACTATCCTTGTGATTTATGGAGTGTTGGTTGCATACTTGTTGAATTATGTTCT GGTGAAGCCTTATTTCAAACACATGAGAACTTGGAGCATCTTGCCATGATGGAGAGAGTTTTAGGGCCACTTCCGCAACATATGGTGGTCAGAGCTGA CCGTCGTGCTGAAAAATATTTCAGGAGAGGAACACGATTAGATTGGCCTGAGGGTGCAACTTCAAGAGAAAGCATGAGAGCAGTTTGGAAATTGCCTCGTCTTCCG AACCTTATCATGCAACATGTAGATCATTCCGCTGGTGATTTGATCGACCTATTGCAAGGGCTCTTAAGATATGACCCGGCAGAGCGGCTCAAAGCCAGGGAAGCTTTAAGACATCCATTCTTCACAAGAGATCCAAGAAGATGCGGCTATCCTTTATAA
- the LOC8276610 gene encoding pentatricopeptide repeat-containing protein At5g42450, mitochondrial translates to MKPSIFRFPISLAIVRRKIHSLASGHAHKAECSPVPVDIKVCRSKSNIRMDVDELFDEMPELDVLSVTTLIGRFARQHRYEEAMCLFSRMLLLNIKPNEFTFATVIHSSTGLKNIYLGKQLHARTMKMGLNTIVFVGSAMLDFYAKLCSFEEARNAFEDIQKPNVVSYTTLIHGYLKKGKIDDALQLFQEMPERNVVSWNAMVGGFSQMGHNEEAVSLFIEMLREGFMPNQSTFPCAITSAANMASLGMGKSFHACAVKSLCTSDVFVCNSLVSFYAKCGSMEDSLLVFNELPDRNTVSWNAVICGFAQNGRGEDAVIFFERMRAAGLRPNSVTLLGLLCACNHAGLVEKGYMYFNQMRQEEPGILKPEHYACMVDLLSRFGRLKEAAKFLHDLPFDPGTGFWKALLGGCHIHSNAELSDLAAQKILALDPEDVSSYVMLSNAYSAAGRWQQVSTIRREMKEKGLKRIPGCSWIEVRSKIHVFLNSDKNHHQKEEIYSFLKFCVEQLREIEGITFSIEY, encoded by the coding sequence ATGAAACCCAGTATATTTAGATTTCCTATTTCCCTTGCTATTGTTCGTAGAAAGATTCACAGTTTAGCTAGTGGCCATGCCCATAAAGCAGAATGTTCACCTGTGCCTGTGGATATTAAAGTTTGTCGctcaaaatcaaacataaGGATGGATGTAGATGAACTGTTTGATGAAATGCCAGAATTAGATGTTCTATCAGTTACAACTTTAATTGGGCGGTTTGCCAGGCAGCACCGCTATGAAGAAGCCATGTGCCTCTTCTCAAGAATGCTTTTGTTGAATATTAAGCCTAATGAGTTCACTTTCGCTACTGTAATTCACTCTTCCACTGGTCTGAAGAACATTTATTTAGGGAAGCAGTTGCATGCTCGTACGATGAAGATGGGTCTTAACACTATTGTTTTTGTAGGTAGTGCAATGCTAGATTTCTATGCCAAGTTGTGTTCATTTGAGGAAGCTCGAAATGCTTTTGAAGATATCCAGAAGCCTAATGTTGTCTCTTACACTACTTTGATACATGGATACTTGAAGAAAGGGAAGATTGATGATGCTCTTCAGCTTTTTCAAGAGATGCCTGAAAGAAATGTTGTGTCATGGAATGCAATGGTTGGTGGATTTAGCCAGATGGGTCACAATGAAGAGGCTGTAAGTCTTTTTATTGAGATGCTGAGAGAAGGTTTCATGCCTAACCAATCTACATTTCCTTGTGCCATTACTTCAGCTGCGAATATGGCTTCACTTGGAATGGGCAAAAGTTTTCATGCTTGTGCTGTCAAGTCCTTATGCACCTCTGATGTATTTGTTTGCAATTCTTTAGTTAGCTTTTACGCAAAATGCGGAAGCATGGAAGATAGTCTCTTGGTTTTCAATGAACTTCCTGATAGAAATACTGTATCTTGGAATGCTGTGATATGCGGTTTTGCGCAGAATGGAAGAGGAGAGGATGCTGTGATCTTCTTTGAAAGGATGAGGGCCGCAGGTCTGAGACCTAATAGTGTTACTCTTCTCGGGCTTTTATGCGCTTGTAATCATGCTGGTCTTGTCGAAAAGGGTTATATGTACTTCAACCAAATGAGGCAAGAAGAGCCTGGCATTTTAAAACCTGAGCACTATGCCTGCATGGTTGATTTACTCTCTCGTTTTGGTCGTTTGAAAGAAGCAGCAAAGTTTCTTCATGATCTGCCTTTTGATCCAGGAACTGGCTTCTGGAAAGCATTACTTGGAGGCTGCCATATCCACTCGAATGCAGAATTGAGCGACTTAGCGGCACAAAAGATTCTGGCTTTGGATCCTGAAGATGTCTCATCATATGTAATGCTGTCAAATGCGTATTCTGCTGCTGGCAGATGGCAGCAAGTGTCAACAATAAGGAGAGAAATGAAGGAGAAGGGATTGAAGAGGATCCCAGGTTGTAGTTGGATTGAAGTTAGAAGCAAAATTCATGTCTTCCTTAATAGTGACAAGAACCATcatcaaaaggaagaaatttacagtttcttgaaattttgtgTTGAGCAATTGAGAGAGATAGAAGGTATCACATTTTCAATAGAGTATTAA
- the LOC8276611 gene encoding serine/threonine-protein kinase AFC1 isoform X2, with product MILVALVMHDLRLIHTDLKPENILLVSAEYIKVPDYKFLSRSTKDGSYFKNLPKSSAIKLIDFGSTTFEHQDHSYVVSTRHYRAPEVILGLGWNYPCDLWSVGCILVELCSGEALFQTHENLEHLAMMERVLGPLPQHMVVRADRRAEKYFRRGTRLDWPEGATSRESMRAVWKLPRLPNLIMQHVDHSAGDLIDLLQGLLRYDPAERLKAREALRHPFFTRDPRRCGYPL from the exons ATGATATTGGTGGCACTCG TTATGCATGACTTACGACTGATTCACACTGATCTGAAGCCTGAGAATATACTGCTGGTTTCCGCTGAGTATATCAAAGTGCCAGATTATAAG TTTCTTTCTCGTTCCACGAAAGATGGGTCTTATTTCAAGAATCTTCCTAAGTCAAGTGCTATCAAGCTCATTGATTTTGGGAGTACTACATTTGAACATCAGGATCACAGCTATGTGGTGTCAACACGGCATTATCGGGCACCAGAGGTTATCTTAG GTCTTGGATGGAACTATCCTTGTGATTTATGGAGTGTTGGTTGCATACTTGTTGAATTATGTTCT GGTGAAGCCTTATTTCAAACACATGAGAACTTGGAGCATCTTGCCATGATGGAGAGAGTTTTAGGGCCACTTCCGCAACATATGGTGGTCAGAGCTGA CCGTCGTGCTGAAAAATATTTCAGGAGAGGAACACGATTAGATTGGCCTGAGGGTGCAACTTCAAGAGAAAGCATGAGAGCAGTTTGGAAATTGCCTCGTCTTCCG AACCTTATCATGCAACATGTAGATCATTCCGCTGGTGATTTGATCGACCTATTGCAAGGGCTCTTAAGATATGACCCGGCAGAGCGGCTCAAAGCCAGGGAAGCTTTAAGACATCCATTCTTCACAAGAGATCCAAGAAGATGCGGCTATCCTTTATAA